From one Pontibacillus sp. HMF3514 genomic stretch:
- a CDS encoding sigma factor G inhibitor Gin, which translates to MSEENKCKMCGICDTEKDHGIHLYNMFICNECEKEIIQTEPSEQKYHYFLKKMRSINQTTQYS; encoded by the coding sequence ATGAGCGAGGAAAATAAATGTAAGATGTGTGGCATTTGTGATACAGAGAAAGATCATGGGATTCATTTATATAACATGTTTATTTGTAATGAATGTGAGAAAGAAATTATACAGACAGAGCCAAGTGAACAAAAGTATCATTACTTTTTAAAAAAAATGAGATCCATTAATCAAACAACACAATATTCATAG